One window of Vespa velutina chromosome 2, iVesVel2.1, whole genome shotgun sequence genomic DNA carries:
- the LOC124957802 gene encoding gustatory receptor 68a-like, with protein sequence MIFFIFLYAMNTGDILYELYEPSTSRKFRDEIRNFMFQLIQNRLKFTACGFYDVDHTFIYGIIGSITTYLVILIQIGGEPNVFNISIMKNISTSTM encoded by the exons atgattttctttattttcttatatgccATGAACACTGGAGACATTCTTTATGAATTATATGAACCATCGACCAGCAGAAAATTTCGCGATGAG ATTCGTAATTTTATGTTTCAACTAATTCAAAATCGTTTGAAGTTTACTGCGTGCGGTTTTTACGATGTAgatcatacatttatatacggT ATAATAGGTTCGATTACTACATATCTCGTTATACTGATTCAAATCGGAGGTGAAcctaatgtttttaatatatctattatgaagaatatttcaacgtcaacgatgtaa
- the LOC124946885 gene encoding putative gustatory receptor 2a, producing MLTTTIDSPQHKRVFRMKDNWEDDSLLSTIYRMYKANENLIKLKRIKQIHLELIKCAGIINEAYGLQILLSMSSSFVIIIIVLYNLYAILITNKYDNWIKDFNAHFYWISHFIMKVFIINNICKTTMTELQNIQSSGTLQDVNKKYILNSLILLHAANTGDILYELYEPSTSQKFRNEIRDFMFQLIQNQLKLTACRFYDLDHTFIYSMIGSIATYLIILIQVGDIPKVLSNNTNYNSTPTT from the exons ATGCTGACGACAACTATTGATTCTCCACAACATAAAAGAGTTTTTCGAATGAAAGATAACTGGGAAGATGATTCCTTGTTATCTACTATTTATCGAATGTATAAAGCGAAtgaaaatcttataaaattaaaaagaatcaa ACAAATCCATttggaattaataaaatgtgcCGGTATTATAAATGAGGCTTATGGATTACAAATTCTTCTATCAATGTCTTCATCctttgtaattatcattatagtgTTATACAATCTATATGCTATACTAATTACAAACAAATATGATAATTGGATTAAAGACTTTAATGCACATTTCTACTGGATTTCTCATTTTATCATGaaagtttttataataaacaatatatgcAAGACAACGATGACAGAA ttacaaaatatacaaTCTTCTGGAACTTTACAAGATGTTAATAAGAAGTACATATTgaattctcttattttattacatgCCGCGAACACTGGAGACATTCTTTACGAATTGTATGAACCTTCAACCAGCCAGAAGTTTCGCAACGAA ATTCGTGATTTTATGTTTCAATTAATCCAGAATCAATTGAAGTTGACTGCCTGCAGATTCTACGATCTAGATCATACGTTTATATACAGT ATGATCGGTTCGATTGCTACctatcttattattcttattcaagTTGGAGACATACCGAAAGTATTGTCCAACAATACGAATTATAATTCAACGCCAACGACATAG
- the LOC124946864 gene encoding putative gustatory receptor 28b — protein MGVSNSINHSLTSKFRRECSTFPSFSTSLLYQLMYLFYVYNGCVTYVTTIINGFIRRKKVRRFILQMEICTRTMHQLNIPMNLSKYFLQQCYIMLYLIFILITVTIADYNWIKIFGINPTIIFSFFYLEIYPIITLLISDVTFAFWIRNIKIKCCQLNELLKGMLTTTIDSPQHKRILWMRNRNSNSPLSIIHRIDKPSKYVITIKKVKEIHLELIKCARNINDAYALHILFSISTAFFLITTTAYHIYYYLLTNAYRTNKLNFFIYLFWISYFGIKIIIISHVCAETVTEIRDFTLQLIQNPLSFTIYGLVDLDYTLIRTVIGTVTTYLVILIQVGNVPQEFSINNLTLSSNDSGKI, from the exons ATGGGAGTAAGCAATTCAATAAA TCATAGTCTCACATCAAAATTTCGCAGAGAATGTTCtacatttccttctttttctactagTTTGCTATATCAA CTTATGTATCTATTTTATGTTTACAACGGTTGCGTGACATACGTGACAACCATTATTAATGGATTTATCAGAAGAAAG AAAGTTAGACGTTTTATATTGCAAATGGAAATTTGTACTCGAACTATGCATCAACTGAATATACCGATGAATTTGTCAAAGTATTTTTTACAGCAAtgttatataatgttatatttaatcttCATCTTAATAACTGTGACAATAGCCGATTATAAttggataaaaatattcggaATTAATCCCACAataatttttagttttttctaTCTCGAAATTTATCCCATTATCACATTGTTAATAAGCGATGTTACTTTCGCATTTTGGATAAG gaatataaaaataaaatgttgtcAATTGAACGAATTATTGAAAGGTATGCTTACAACTACCATCGATTCCCCACAACATAAAAGAATACTTTGGATGAGGAACAGGAACAGTAATTCTCCATTATCCATTATTCATCGAATAGATAAACCGAGCAAATATGTTATCACTATTAAAAAAGtcaa GGAGATACATTTAGAATTGATCAAGTGTGCTAGGAATATAAACGATGCCTACGccttacatattttattctctatatCAACAGCTTTCTTTTTGATCACTACTACAGCTtaccatatatattattacttattaactAATGCGTACCGTACGAATAagttaaatttctttatttatttattttggatTTCTTATTTTGGAATCAAGATCATCATTATAAGTCACGTATGTGCTGAAACTGTAACGGAG ATCCGTGACTTTACTCTACAACTTATCCAAAATCCACTTTCATTTACAATATATGGCCTTGTTGATCTGGATTATACATTGATTCGTACT gtCATCGGTACCGTCACAACATACCTTGTTATTCTCATTCAAGTAGGAAACGTTCCACAAGAATTttccattaataatttaacgttATCGTCTAATGATTCAGGAAAAATTTAA
- the LOC124946862 gene encoding gustatory receptor 68a-like — protein sequence MRDIDDRNILCELYEPSTSKTFRDEIRDFIFQLIQNRLTFTACGFYDLGHSFLYSAIGSITTYLVILIQMGDKPKVFSNETDYNSTSII from the exons ATGCGAGACATCGATGACAGAA ACATCCTTTGCGAATTATACGAACCTTCAACTAGCAAGACGTTTCGCGATGAA attcgtgattttatttttcaattaatccaAAATCGTCTGACTTTCACCGCATGTGGATTTTACGATTTAggtcattcatttttatatagt GCAATTGGTTCGATTACTACTTATCTCGTTATTCTTATACAAATGGGAGATAAACCAAAAGTATTCTCCAACGAAACAGACTATAATTCAACGTCCATAATATAA
- the LOC124946880 gene encoding gustatory and pheromone receptor 32a-like, translating to MLTTTIHSPQHKRVLRMRNRKHNSPLSDIHRTDKWNQNVITIKKAKEIHLELNKCARNINNAYSLHILFSISTATILIITTAYNTYYCLLTKIYHPQSLQFFIHLFWIFLHGLKITFASHVCAKTVTEAANTGDILCEMNEPSISKEFCTEIHDFILQLIQNPLSFTTFGFFDLDYTLIRNIIGIIASYLVILIQVGRVPYDVFVKNTTLSTNN from the exons ATGCTTACAACTACTATCCATTCCCCGCAACATAAAAGAGTTCTTCGGATGAGGAATAGGAAACATAATTCTCCATTATCTGATATTCATCGAACGGATAAATGGAACCAAAACGTTATCACTATTAAAAAAGccaa gGAGATACATTTGGAATTAAACAAGTGTGCTAGGAATATAAACAATGCGTACAgcttacatattttattttcaatatcgacAGCTACCATTTTGATCATTACTACAGCTTACAATACGTATTACTGTTTATTAACTAAAATCTATCATCCGCAATCCCTTcaattctttattcatttattttggatttttttaCACGGATTGAAGATCACTTTTGCAAGTCACGTATGTGCAAAAACTGTAACGGAG gcGGCAAATACCGGAGATATCCTTTGTGAAATGAACGAACCATCAATCAGCAAAGAATTTTGTACTGAg ATTCATGACTTTATTCTACAACTTATTCAAAACCCATTGTCATTTACAACCTTTGGCTTTTTTGATCTGGACTATACATTGATACGTAAT ATCATCGGTATCATCGCAAGTTACCtcgttattttaattcaaGTTGGAAGAGTACCATATGacgtttttgttaaaaatacgACACTATCGaccaataattaa
- the LOC124946886 gene encoding uncharacterized protein LOC124946886, with protein MDSFHRKDKVAENSRMSRQEDSSSITRIGRLVVRISYVRKLQQAVNFLKRNSKRRNFKIFLGIYYIFSFFSVLDIIKIFMDLQLTNVLGIVTKLSFLYNVFFYILTICAGIARKKQIKLFIEQLEASKHRIDELNISRNYSSYFRYQYIASIILIFIISGIILTNIFWFSCLNLSMDYSLILQFYYFENYPIIVMIIIDFTFVFWMRYIKIKFGQLNIVLQSILTTTVDSPQHKRVLRMKDNWEDDCLLSTIYQTYKTNENLMKLKRIKQIHLELIKCAGIINEAYGLQILISMSSSVISIIVLLYNLYANLFVNIFNNWIKGFLAHTYWIFFLISRIFIICNICETTMTEVYSL; from the exons ATGGATAGCTTTCATCGTAAAGACAAGGTCGCAGAAAATAGTAGGATGAGTAGACAA gaAGACAGTTCGAGTATAACAAGAATAGGAAGACTGGTAGTAAGAATTAGTTATGTTCGAAAACTTCAGCAAGcagtgaattttttaaaaagaaattctaagaGAAGAaacttcaaaatttttcttggAA TTTACtacattttctcatttttttcggttttggatataattaaaatttttatggaTCTTCAATTGACAAACGTATTAGGAATAGTGACCaaactttcgtttctttataaCGTCTTTTTCTATATCCTAACAATTTGTGCTGGTATTGcgagaaaaaag CAGATAAAATTGTTCATAGAACAATTGGAAGCTTCTAAACATAGAATTGACGAACTTAACATATCGagaaattattcttcttattttcggTATCAATATATCGCAagcataattttaatttttatcatatcagGCATAATATTAACCAATATTTTTTGGTTCTCCTGTTTAAACTTATCGATGGACTATAGTTTGATATTACAGTTCTATTACTTCGAAAATTATCCTATCATCGTAATGATAATCATCGACTTTACTTTTGTCTTCTGGATGAG GTATATAAAGATCAAATTTGGTCAATTGAATATTGTACTCCAAAGCATTCTGACAACAACTGTTGATTCTCCTCAACATAAAAGAGTGCTTCGAATGAAAGATAACTGGGAAGACGATTGTTTGTTATCTACTATTTATCAAACGTacaaaacgaatgaaaacctgatgaaattaaagagaatCAA ACAAATCCATTTGGAATTAATAAAGTGTGCTGGAATTATTAACGAGGCTTATGGATTACAAATACTTATATCCATGTCCTCATCTGTCATAAGTATAATTGTATTGTTATACAATCTATATGCTAACTTATTTgtaaacatatttaataattggaTTAAAGGATTCCTTGCCCATACCtattggattttctttttgatttctcgaatttttataatatgcaACATATGCGAAACAACGATGACAGAAGTATATTCTCTTTAA
- the LOC124946867 gene encoding uncharacterized protein LOC124946867: protein MQVKLAKYAIIQQTLIGIKYISVNFYELHFKTNQNVRFPIGRIVIIDTITHFLVVENQFQLIQNRLMLTSSEFYVLNHTFNYFVHPGVFKQSLLLQLMYLFYVYNGYVTYVATIIIGFIRRKKVKRFILQMETCIRTMHQLNIPMNLSKHFLQQYYIMLFLVFILIAIIIMDYKWLKLLGINPALIFGFFYLEIYPFITWLIPDVTFAFWIRQV, encoded by the exons ATGCAAGTCAAACTTGCTAAATATGCAATAATTCAACAGACATTAAtcggaataaaatatatttctgt taatttttatgaattacaTTTCAAAACAAATCAGAATGTAAGATTTCCGATAGGTAGAATTGTAATTATAGATACGATAACTCATTTCTTAGTTGTAGAAAATCA GTTTCAATTAATCCAAAATCGATTGATGTTGACCTCCAGCGAATTCTACGTTCTAAACCATACGTTTAat TATTTTGTACATCCTGGTGTCTTTAAACAATCGCTTCTTTTACAGCTTATGTATCTATTTTATGTTTACAACGGTTACGTGACATACGTAGCAACCATTATCATTGGATTTATCAGAAGAAAG AAAGTTAAACGTTTCATATTGCAAATGGAAACTTGTATTCGAACTATGCATCAACTGAATATACCGATGAATTTGTCAAAGCATTTTTTACagcaatattatataatgttatttttggTCTTCATcttaattgcgataataataatggattaTAAATGGCTAAAATTATTGGGAATTAATCCCGCACtaatttttggttttttctatCTCGAAATTTATCCCTTTATCACATGGTTAATACCCGATGTTACTTTCGCATTTTGGATAAGGCAAGTATAA
- the LOC124946865 gene encoding gustatory and pheromone receptor 32a-like, with translation MVYAFFSISFYVYMSLVFSKYFVHTPVFKQSLLLQLMYLFYINKGYMTYVATIIIGFIRRKKVRRFIFQMGTCTRTMHQLNIPINLSKHFLQQCYIMLFLVFILIATIIIDYKWLKLLGNYPTIIFASFYLEIYPFITWLIPDVTFAFWIRYIKIKFCQLNELLKGMLTTTIHSPQHKRILRMRNRNNNSPLSTLHRTDKPSKDVITIKKAKEIHLELIKCARNINDAYALHILFSISLVFVLITITAYYVYYYLLTNSYSTQPLNSFTYLFWFFYFGIKIIIVSHICAETVTEIHNFILQLIQNPLSFTIYGLVDLDYTLIRTVIGTVTTYLVILIQVGNVPQEFSSKNLTLSSNDSRKI, from the exons ATGGTTTATGCCTTCTTCTCTATCAGTTTTTACGTTTACATGTCCTTGGTATTCTCTAAGTATTTTGTACACACTCCTGTCTTTAAACAATCGCTTCTCCTACAGCTtatgtatctattttatattaacaagGGTTACATGACATACGTGGCAACCATTATCATTGGATTTATCAGAAGAAAG AAAGTCAGACGTTTCATATTCCAAATGGGAACTTGCACTCGAACTATGCATCAATTGAATATACCGATAAATTTGTCAAAGCATTTTTTACAGCAAtgttatataatgttatttttggTCTTCATCTTAATTGcgacgataataatcgattataaatgGCTAAAATTATTGGGAAATTATCCCACAATaatttttgcttctttctatctcgaaaTTTATCCCTTTATCACATGGTTAATACCCGATGTTACTTTCGCATTTTGGATAAG gtatataaagataaaattttgtcaATTGAACGAACTACTGAAAGGTATGCTTACAACTACCATCCATTCCCCGCAACATAAAAGAATACTTCGGATGAGgaacagaaataataattcgccATTATCCACTCTTCATCGAACGGATAAACCGAGCAAAGATGTTATCACTATTAAAAAAGccaa GGAGATACATTTGGAATTAATCAAATGTGCTAGGAATATAAACGATGCGTACGCCTTACACATTTTATTCTCTATATCACtagtttttgttttaatcACTATTACGGCTTACTATGtgtattattacttattaactAATTCGTACAGTACGCAACCTCTAAATtcctttacttatttattttggtttttttACTTCGGGATCAAGATCATCATTGTAAGTCACATATGTGCAGAAACTGTAACAGAG ATCCATAACTTTATTCTACAACTTATCCAAAATCCACTTTCATTTACAATATATGGCCTTGTTGATCTGGATTATACATTGATTCGTACT GTCATCGGTACCGTCACAACATACCTTGTTATTCTCATTCAAGTAGGAAACGTTCCACAAGAATTTTCCAGTAAAAATTTAACGTTATCATCTAATGATTCTAGAAAAATTTAA
- the LOC124946866 gene encoding putative gustatory receptor 28b, protein MLKTTIDSPQHKRILWMRNRNNNSPLSTIHRTDKPSKDVIIIKKAKEIHLELIKCARNINDAYALHILFSISLVFVLITITAYHVYYYLLTNSYRTQPLNSLTYLFWFFYFGIKIIIVSHICAETVTEHNTSLHATNTGDILCELYEPSASNEYRAEIRDFTLQLIQIPLSFTIYGLVDLDYTLIRTVIGTVTIYLVILIQVGNVPPEFSTTNSTLSTNDSKEI, encoded by the exons ATGCTTAAAACAACCATCGATTCCCCGCAACATAAAAGAATACTTTGGATGAGGAACAGGAATAATAATTCGCCATTATCCACTATTCATCGAACGGATAAACCGAGCAAAgatgttatcattattaaaaaagccaa GGAGATACATTTAGAATTAATCAAGTGTGCTAGGAATATAAACGATGCGTACGCCTTACACATTTTATTCTCTATATCACtagtttttgttttaatcACTATTACAGCTTACcatgtgtattattatttattaactaattCGTACCGTACGCAACCTCTAAATTcccttacttatttattttggtttttttACTTCGGGATCAAGATCATCATTGTAAGTCACATATGTGCAGAAACTGTAACGGAG cataataCTTCTTTACATGCGACAAATACCGGAGATATTCTATGTGAATTGTACGAACCATCAGCCAGCAATGAATATCGTGCCGAG ATCCGTGACTTTACTCTACAACTTATCCAAATTCCACTTTCATTTACAATATATGGCCTTGTTGATCTGGATTATACATTGATTCGTACT GTCATCGGTACCGTTACAATATATCTTGTTATTCTCATTCAAGTTGGAAACGTACCACCAGAATTTTCCACTACAAATTCAACGTTATCGACTAatgattcgaaagaaatttaa